In Providencia hangzhouensis, the DNA window TCAGAGATCATTCGTGATAGACGGTTATATTCTTCTAAATTAGAATATAACACTTCAACGAGTTCTTCTTTACTGCGATTTTTACTCAAAGATATTTGGGTTTCAGTCATTAAATTAGTGATAGGTGTACGCATTTCATGAGCTATATCTGCTGAGAAATTCGTTTGTCTTACGAAAACATCTTCAATTTTGACTAACATCTGATTAAATGATTTTGTTAATTGTTTTAATTCATTAGGTACAGAATCAGGGTCTAAACGCACACTTAAGTTTTCGGAAGTGACATTTTTGATTTCATCGCTCACATCTTTAAGGGGTTTTAATCCTTTAATTACAAGGAAATAAACGACAAGAATAGTAAATAAGCACAATATAATAGCGCTGACAATTAAATTATTTATTAATGAACTCAGATAATCATGATGAAAATTTAATGATAATGCAGTAACCAACCGATATTGTTTAGACTCTGAAGGGGAATCTACCTGAATAATAATTTCAGATAGGCGATAATTTTTAAGCTCTTCTTGGTTATTTTTATGAGGATCATAATTTTTTAAGTACGTAATGAGCTTATCTGTTGCATTGGGAGATATTAATTCATTTCCTTTTTTATCAATGAGATAAATAGTAATGTCTTGGTGCTCATTAATAATGGTTTTAATACGTGCATATTGTTCACTTTGTGAGTCTGTATTGTTATTTAACAAGCTACGGATCGTTAGGTTCAACTGGTTAAGTGTGTATTCATCTTGCTGTTTAAAATGCAACATAACCGAATTGATCATGATCGAGCTAAATAGTAACAAGGCGAGGGAGAGAGTAATACTGATCAAAACAATAAGACGAATTGAAATTGAGACAGGAGATCGAAAAAATTTAATCATTTTCAGGGATCTCAAGTAAATAGCCCATTCCCCTAATGGTATGGATCAATTTAGGCTCATAGCCTTGATCTATTTTAGCTCTTAATCTTTTCACTGCTACATCAATCACATTGGTATCACTATCAAAATTCATATCCCACACTTTTGAAGCGATAAGAGAACGAGAAAGTACTTCACCTTGGTGAAGAATAAAAAATTCCAATAAAGAAAACTCTTTACTGGTGAGTATAATTTTATCATTTTCACGGGTAACGCGTCGCTTAATCAGGTCAACATGCAAGTTAGCAATGGTAAACTGTGTTTTTTGGATGCTGCTGTTGCCTCTGCGTAATAAAGTTCTTACTCGAGCGAGTAACTCCGAAAAATCAAATGGTTTAACGAGATAATCATCAGCACCTAACTCTAGTCCTTTGACTCGATGCTCAACATTACCTAATGCAGTGAGCATCAGTATTGGTGTATTTTTTCCTGAATTGCGTAAGCTCTTTGCAATTTCCCAGCCGTTAATATCAGGTAACATCACATCAAGAATAATTAAATCATAATCTTCAGTTGTGGCCATATGCAGGCCTGTAATACCATTTTCGATTGCATCAACAATAAACCCGGACTCACTTAAGCCTTTAGACAGGTATTCTCTCGTTTTATGTTCATCTTCAACAATAAGTAATTTCATCTCAGACCTATCAGCCAGGTAAATAATGCAGCCATTCTAAGCACTACAGCAACGAAATGTAAAATGACAAATTTGTCATTTTCATGTCATCAATCTAACAGGAGGTCTTTTTTACTATAGCTCCAATTTTAATTACTAGAGGCATGGCTATACCATGTATTCCCCAAAAATATTAATAATAGCTTATGCCTTAACTTTGACGGGCTG includes these proteins:
- a CDS encoding heavy metal response regulator transcription factor, yielding MKLLIVEDEHKTREYLSKGLSESGFIVDAIENGITGLHMATTEDYDLIILDVMLPDINGWEIAKSLRNSGKNTPILMLTALGNVEHRVKGLELGADDYLVKPFDFSELLARVRTLLRRGNSSIQKTQFTIANLHVDLIKRRVTRENDKIILTSKEFSLLEFFILHQGEVLSRSLIASKVWDMNFDSDTNVIDVAVKRLRAKIDQGYEPKLIHTIRGMGYLLEIPEND
- a CDS encoding Cu(+)/Ag(+) sensor histidine kinase, giving the protein MIKFFRSPVSISIRLIVLISITLSLALLLFSSIMINSVMLHFKQQDEYTLNQLNLTIRSLLNNNTDSQSEQYARIKTIINEHQDITIYLIDKKGNELISPNATDKLITYLKNYDPHKNNQEELKNYRLSEIIIQVDSPSESKQYRLVTALSLNFHHDYLSSLINNLIVSAIILCLFTILVVYFLVIKGLKPLKDVSDEIKNVTSENLSVRLDPDSVPNELKQLTKSFNQMLVKIEDVFVRQTNFSADIAHEMRTPITNLMTETQISLSKNRSKEELVEVLYSNLEEYNRLSRMISDMLFLAQADDNRLIPEKKVINIKTEIELIFDYFEYLAEENEIKLKLIGDTDPIMADKDMLRRAITNLISNAIRYTPKGDSVSINISNVKNGIELIISNPGMKIPEEHLAKLFDRFYRVDKSRQRKNEGSGIGLAIVKSIILAHKGRITVTSDDFSTRFTVFLPKEPN